Within Conger conger chromosome 3, fConCon1.1, whole genome shotgun sequence, the genomic segment atattttcagtgcatgttttattcatcCAGGACACTTGTATTATACCCGCCAAAAAAATGGTTTCTCTGACAGATCTCAAATGATATGTTCTAAAGTGTCAAAAACAATTGGGAATACTCATTTCATCATCTACACTCCTTATTAATCATATacaccattaatgtaataattaaaaCGTTATcagacagacaaactaaacatacaaaatacattttgttaaatcattgttaaaataatgatttatttagcatttgcattgcatttttgtCTTTGACTGAAGAAGCTGTAAATGAAAACAACTGGTATTTattctacagtatatacattttgttctgAGTAAACTGTATAGTGATAATGCCATTACATATGTTTAGAAAAACTCATTCGTATATTTCTTCTGACAAGGTTTTGTTTGCAGGTAAAATTAGAAGAAGAATAAAAGAATAAAGGAAGGATATATTATTATAAGTATTACCGCTGACTGATTTAATATTACACCTCAAattaactttattatttatgtacttttgcAATAGATCAAGACAAATATGGGCAAGATGCAACACAGAACTCCAGTCCTTATGATCGAGAGCCAGACAAGCCTGGATAAATCACaacctgaaaaaaataatgaagttatttaatgaaattaaaaatgcattaaaatatattataaattataGTTTGACATTTCAAATGACAATCTATACCATAAGTGTGGTATTATaccataaaaacattgaaatgagcTTACCCTCAACATGCAGCTTGGTCCcgttcccaaacaggatctccccacaggtggccacagcacagtagtaaATCCCAGCATCAGAGCGGCTGaggttcctcttggggaagttgtagacacagctctgtgtgggagacacagtcccagagctcctctggcactcatcactcctgtgtccatgggtgtgaatgattcctggaggggaCTCTCCTGAGGCCTGTCTGAACCAGtacacactgtgttctcctgcacaggtctcagtgtgcactgtacactgcacagaGTCAGGcacagagtctcctggctgcactgactcagactcgggctgctggagaactactgtcctgctctgggactctggcactggaaaaggttaaTACATAAGTTTTATTTGTACGTTATACCAATAGCTGAAGATGAGTCCACAAATTATTCTCAGTTCCACttccaaaacaattatacaGGAAAGCGGATTGTTTTTAATATGAcagtgtgtaattattattgGTTTCTGTATTATGTACCAGTGACCATCCTTAAACAAATGAGATAAACCTATAGCAGCATCATACATTTCTCTATATTACATCATAATAAGGATGTACTTTTTGCCTCTTCTAAATGTACACATTTACTGTGTTAAAATCAACACAACATGTGCTGTCCCTGAACACACTCTCGAAATGTGTGTCTACACAACAtgtgttaaaaatgacacatcTCTTCTTAGAGAGAAGATGCAAATGAAATGTATGCCCCACTCTTTACCATTAGTAACGAAAACGCATCAGGTGAATTGTCTTAGAATCTAATTAGGCAAACAAGTATATGttaagtatatatattttactggaCTAGAAACTTTAAACTCaaataatttgattaaaatgaaatcattaaTTTGTAAATCAGTATGTTTTCTACCAGAGCGGAAATAGTTTAATGGCAAACTACTCATACTAAAgcttcataaaataaacaaaatcagtACTATCTATAGAACGcgatttaaattacattttctgaaacTTCTTTGTGACATTAATGTATTTTCAAGAGTATATCGGACCTTCAAAAATTACTATCGTGATAATGCAATGAGATATGCTCTTAGATTGAGCATAGATTGACAGCTCCACAGAATGTGAGGGTTGACAACATGATAGAATATTGTTTattcaaatgtcttttttttgttcacttttTTCACAGTGATGCATTTATCAAATAGCAGATCTGTTTTTGAATAAATCATCACAAAAAATTTGAGCAATGAGGTCATAAATATTCAGGTTATTGTAAAGATTTAAAGGTATcttttaaataacatttctgGGACAATGTTTTTCTAGagttttttgtttcataaatTGAATCAGTACTTTGTTTTCTGTACCAGTCTACGAGTAAATATACCCTTAGCATGAACTTTTGCTACAGAATgacaaattacaattacaaattaaGCTACGGAAAAAGGAATCCATTTCATATTTACCTGTCAACATGAAAGTAGTTCCATTTCCAAAGATGACCTCATTGTAGTGTATAATAGCACAGTAGTATGT encodes:
- the LOC133123548 gene encoding uncharacterized protein LOC133123548 codes for the protein MDVIQPNALVTAQRGDTVTLPCFYNQELITYASWFKQRLGQKPQIVALSLNYQSGAVFFNEFGNITRFSANTREGIFNLTISQVEPSDSATYYCAIIHYNEVIFGNGTTFMLTEEPESESVQPGDSVPDSVQCTVHTETCAGEHSVYWFRQASGESPPGIIHTHGHRSDECQRSSGTVSPTQSCVYNFPKRNLSRSDAGIYYCAVATCGEILFGNGTKLHVEGCDLSRLVWLSIIRTGVLCCILPIFVLIYCKST